In Parasegetibacter sp. NRK P23, the genomic stretch CACATAGTGATACAAACTCATAGGCATATTAAAAAGATAAGTTACGGCTTTTCGGGTGAATTGCCAACAAAGGCGAGAATGGCCGCTTCCGTTTCGCGACAGGCTGTTTCCAGGTGATCATTCACGATGATGCGGTCGAAATGATTTTTAAACGAAATCTCGTAAGACGCTTTGTTTACGCGGGCTTCAAGCGTATCCGCCGTTTCTGTCCCGCGTGATTCGAGTCTGCGGCGCAGTTCTTCCACGGAAGGCGGTTCTATAAAAAGAGAAAGGGATTGTTCGGGGAATTGTTGTTGTACGTGAATGGCGCCTTTCACATCAATATCCAGCATCGGGATCTTGCCCATTTGCCAGATGCGTTCTATTTCAGCCCGGAGGGTACCATAATATTTTCCTTCATACACCATTTCCCATTCAATGAAATCATTGTGGCGGATGTGTTCCTGGAACTGCTCCACGCTCATGAAATGGTAATCTTTTCCATCCACTTCCCCGGCCCTCGGCTGCCGGGTGGCGGCTGAAATGGAGAAGGAGAGCCATGGATATTTTGCCAGCAGGAACCGGGTGATCGTGCTTTTCCCCGCGCCCGATGGCGCGGTGATGATGATGATTTTATTGGCGGAATCGTTCATATCCTTTGAATATCGGCGCCCAGTGCTTTCAGGCGTTCATCAATATATTGATAGCCGCGGTCGATCTGTTCGA encodes the following:
- the gmk gene encoding guanylate kinase, which translates into the protein MNDSANKIIIITAPSGAGKSTITRFLLAKYPWLSFSISAATRQPRAGEVDGKDYHFMSVEQFQEHIRHNDFIEWEMVYEGKYYGTLRAEIERIWQMGKIPMLDIDVKGAIHVQQQFPEQSLSLFIEPPSVEELRRRLESRGTETADTLEARVNKASYEISFKNHFDRIIVNDHLETACRETEAAILAFVGNSPEKP